CTTTGCATATTATAATAAGTATGAGCCACATGAATTTAATTTTGTTGAGGAAAAGACGGTCGTTTCCATCATTCGATTAGCAGAGAGAAACTGTACATGCCACCGGACCCAGCGGGTCCGGcgagggaaaaagaaaagaaaacaaacaaccCCACCGGGAGTTAAGTGTCTCCCAGGTCAAGAGAGGAAGCTATCACGCGGCTCTCAATATCCTCCCACACAAGGAAGGCAACATCTAAAGCTGGAAGGGCCTTGGAGCGGAAAATGCGTCTGTTCCGCTCTTTCCAAACCCCCCACCAAGTCGCTATCATCCTACCACTGAGCATCCGTTTCTCCTTCTTGGGGAGGCCACGGAGCATGTCATCCTAGTGAGTGTTAATGTTCGTGGCGAGAGGAGGTGTCGCCGTGGTTGAGGAGCTCCAAGCTTGGATGTGGTTCCAGACCTCCATGGTGAAACTGCAATCCCGACAGAGGTGAAGGATCGTTTCGCCGTGGATGAAACAAAGGCGGCAAATAGGGTTGTGTGGCCATCCGCGTATGGCAAGGTTGTCCGACGTGAGGATCTTGCCATCTGCCACCGTCCAAGAGAAGAGTTTGCATCTTGGAGTCGTCTCGGCCTTCCAGATCTTCTGCGAGTTGAAGGGAGGGAGGGACCGATCCAAGGAATTGGATGCGGTAAGCCGAAGCCGCGGTGTAGGAGCTTGAGGGGGTCAACCGCCATGAGATGGAATCGTTCTCTGTCGACAAATAAATCTCCTGAATGCACTCCCAAAGAGCGACGAAGTCGTTGATTTGTTGGGTGGTGTCAAGACGAAGCAGGGCCCGTACCCAATTTCCGTTTGCTAACTCCTTCCGGACAGTGCGATTCTTGCGGGAGGCGATGGCAAAGAGCCCGGGCCATCTGTCCCTCGGTGCAGAACCGTCCGGTAGCCACATGTCATGCCACATGAATTTAATCGAAATGAATTAGCATACATATTTGTGTTGTACTAGTATTTAGATAGCGAATTATATAATGTTTTTCAAAAGACGCAACTGGTAGTTTGAAGAGGACACGGGGAAAGTTTGTGGCAATAATAAAATTTAAGAGACAATAGGCTCATCGAATgataagagtaaatttcacagaactaTAGTTTTCGGGGCAGTTTTCTTGTTAAGCCAtaattttgctaatttgtccgatTTTGAGTCTAACTGTTTCAGCTGGCccaaaacacaaaacaaatgtTTAAACCTGTTGGCATGGTTTCTTACATGTGGCCTCCACCTATCAAGTGCCATATCAGCCAAAACCTGACCCAACCTATAAGCTCGTCATGCCCACGGGTTTCCTTGCTCCATAGATGCGGGCATGACGAGCTAACGGATCAGGCATTTGCTGACGTAGCACCCGACAGGTGAGACCCACGTGTAAGGTAACCTGTAAAACAGGCTTAACCATATGTTTTGGACCACTTAAGGTAGTTAGACTCAAAATGTGTGATTTTTCtagacaaattagcaaaaaatGTGGCTCTCTGAGAAAACGGCTCGAAAATTTTGGTACGGTAAAATATAGTCGAATAATGATGATGATAGCaggcaaaaaaagaagcttaGTTTAGCGGAGAacggaaaaaataaatactcctAGAAAAAGAGAGGCAAAAGCTGCATTTCTGCCCAGAAGAAAAGGGGCACCGCAACCGCCCAACCCCGCGACAGATGCAACACCATAAGTTCCGGTGCCGGCGAGGCGACGAGAGGGCCAGCGAcggagaagagagagatgtCATTCTTCTTCCGGATGGCATCGCGGATGCGGCCGTCGACACCGGAGGAGGTGGTCCGCTCCATCAAGGACTCCTTCCTCGCCCTCTCCTCCAAGACCAGCGCCAGGGTAATCTCTTGTCccatctccgccgcctcttctAATGTAGCCCTCCCTAGGCTAGAGGATAAGAGGCCGGTTCGTTCTTGCCCTCTCCGGATCGTTCTCTGTTCACGCAATCGGGAGTGAGAAGTTGGGATCTTGACGTTGGATTGCTCCTCAATTTCGGGAATCTTACGGAAAGATCATCTTGCGTTCTTGCCTCTACCTTGGGATCATTTGTCTCATTCATTTTATAATTAAGTAGTAGTGGTGAATTACCTCAGTACATTTTGCTGGATTTAACTGGGACATTACTTGATTAAAAATTTGGGCAGTGTGGGCTAATTCGTCATGATAAATCAAAGAGCCCAGTGTAGTGAATTGGAGGGAAATTACGCAGTTGCTAAGGAGATCCTTAAGCGGATCGTGTGGATCCATGTACATAATCTCCAGTTCTTATTTCAGTTTGTTGTTCACTGTTCCAGAAAGCTGGAAACTTTAGATCACGATGAGCTTTCCAACTGTTAGTCATTTCGAATTACAGTGAGACAATACTCTTTTCTTCAAGCTGATCACTCAATTCTGCAACAACTAGTACTACTTGTACACAGTTATGAACAACCGAACCTAATTTGTTTATCTTATTAGGCTCTCGAAGAGGTTGAGAAAAACATCTCGTCCTTGAGGCAACTGCTCTCTGGTGATGGAGAAGCAGAACCAAATCAAGAGCAGGTCGTGCAAATAACCGTTGAAATTTGCAACGAGGACGTGCTTCCGGTCTTTGTTCAGAACCTACCTTCCTTGGGTTGGGGAGTATGTCGTCTATCTACTAAATGTGTATCGTTTTTTATTCCAACCTATTATTGAACTCATTAGCTCTAAATTGCAGGTAAGAAAAGATTTAGTTCACTGCTGGTGCATTTTGCTTGGGCAGAAGGTGGATGACAGTTATTGCTGTGTGAAGTATATTGAAGATCATGCGGAGCTCTTAGATTTTCTAGTTGACTGGTAAGCCATCCATTTATTTACTTAAGGACAAATTATTTATTGGAACGATAAACATGAAAACAATTTTGTGGTAAAAATGTGATTGCAGATATTTTACAAGCTATCATGTTCGTGACCTGCATACCTTGTTGCTTTTCTTTAGTTTTTGTAGACTATTGTAGTTGTTGACGCTTAGTTCTTTACAGCAGGGGCGGAGGACGCTATGTGGCAAGCTATGGCATTAGCCATACCTTAATAAAGTCACAAATACCCTCTATCCTCTAACAGCAATTTGAAGACTTTTACTGACGTAGTATAAAGCTTTATCTGCTGCCTTCTAAACTGCGCTTTCAGGCCCTTTTGCCGTGTTTTAGCTGCGAACAGACTATTGGTGTGAGTGAGACCATGGTTAAACAATTGATCAGGGAACACCAGAAAAACACAGCAGCACCATTGAGTAGAGCAATGATGGATCGGCTAGTCAATTCATAGTCTGTTGGttgctaaaaaaaagtctTGAACTGATTgctctttctttttattttcttgctttGAAATTTGCCacaccaattttttttcgccCTTCGCCACTGCTTTACAGTGTACTGCAAAAGGATCCTGGACTTTGGGGCATTATAGTCCATTATTTTCATCTTTTCTGCAAGCTTATCCAATTATACTTTCTTGGTCCTTTTGTTTGTACGCCATATCTATTTGAGCTTGATTGATTAACTCTTGCAACAGCTACAAGAACTGGGACATTGCACTGAACTGTGGGAGTATGTTGAGAGAATGCATAAAATATCCAGCACTTGCAAAGTAAggtttcaaaattttcattCAGTTGGGACATCCTTCGGTTTGCGACTCTTATGACATCTTCTGCACCTGACCTAACGTTGCTAGAAAAAGTACCGGCCTAAATAATGTACTACACATATGCCTAAAAAGAATATAACATGAAGAACTTGATTTGAATTTTTCCTGCTAGGAATCCTTTTTTAGTGGGTGCTAGGAATCTTGGGCTATGTATGACAATGTGCATAAAATTACTTGTCGTTAATAGCGTTTActatgaaaaacaaaactttAACAGCCAGAAAATTGCCTGCCTGTATATGTGcctcatgtttagatacattaTTGCACCTTTCTTCTGGCTAAAAACTATGGCATACT
This is a stretch of genomic DNA from Brachypodium distachyon strain Bd21 chromosome 1, Brachypodium_distachyon_v3.0, whole genome shotgun sequence. It encodes these proteins:
- the LOC100841765 gene encoding putative MO25-like protein At5g47540 isoform X2 is translated as MSFFFRMASRMRPSTPEEVVRSIKDSFLALSSKTSARALEEVEKNISSLRQLLSGDGEAEPNQEQVVQITVEICNEDVLPVFVQNLPSLGWGVRKDLVHCWCILLGQKVDDSYCCVKYIEDHAELLDFLVDCYKNWDIALNCGSMLRECIKYPALAKYVLGSNSFELFFEYVELPNFDIASDALNTFKDLLTRHETVVAEFLSSHYEQFFELYTRILTSNNYVTRRQSVKFLSEFLLEASNSKIMKRYILEVHFLNIMIGLLKDSSKNIRICAFHVFKYYSSFARQPQGIVETNPKSSCK